A portion of the Coturnix japonica isolate 7356 chromosome 4, Coturnix japonica 2.1, whole genome shotgun sequence genome contains these proteins:
- the LOC107312604 gene encoding protein Wnt-11b-like isoform X1, whose translation MAPKLPLFSSPVGRTEARGYKGSRGPAHSPAPCPIPSHGPPCCAHCCHAALPAGAHHGHPMAVSSGEQLGDRRRIPWVSPAAGPPGSAPVSHSLGPQPDACRPQPFIPIPVPITPICSSPSLCPWSPHNPTSLNRALAENGSRVAWDRSHHCRLLAGLVPDQVQMCHRNLEVMHSIVQAASETKSICQKTFAGMRWNCSSIQRAPSFGPDLLKGTRESAFVHALSAVTIAHSIAQACASGLLPLCSCGSVPSEVPGPDFRWGGCGDNLHYGLQLGAAFTDNPLKSSKLGLRALRAMNQHNMAGRQVLSDSLHTNCKCHGVSGSCSVKTCWKALLSLGKIASELKSKYLAAIRVSHRLVGHRKQLKPTETGIRVVRETDLVYLINSPDYCMPNVHLGSVGTQDRQCNKTSADSNGCNLLCCGRGYNAYMEEVVERCHCKYRWCCYVVCKRCKRLVERYVCK comes from the exons aTGGCACCAAAACTGCCTTTGTTCTCCTCCCCAGTGGGCAGGACGGAGGCCAGAGGGTATAAAGGGAGCAGAGGCCCAGCTCACAGCCCCGCTCCCTGTCCCATCCCCAGCCATGGGCCACCttgctgtgcccactgctgccatgctgctctgccagctgggGCTCACCACGGCCATCCAATGGCTGTGAGTAGTGGAGAGCAGCTGGGGGATAGGAGGAGGATCCCTTGGGTGTCCCCAGCAGCAGGTCCCCCAGGGTCTGCCCCTGTCTCCCATTCCCTGGGTCCCCAACCTGATGCCTGCAGACCCCAACCTTTCATTCCCATCCCAGTGCCCATCACCCCCATCTGCTCATCCCCGTCCCTGTGCCCATGGTCTCCTCATAACCCAACCTCTCTCAACAGAGCATTGGCAGAGAATGGCAGCAGAGTGGCCTGGGACAGAAGCCACCACTGCCGGCTGCTGGCCGGGCTTGTGCCTGACCAGGTCCAGATGTGCCACAGGAACCTGGAAGTCATGCACAGCATCGTTCAGGCTGCCAGCGAGACCAAGAGCATCTGCCAGAAGACCTTTGCAGGCATGAGGTGGAACTGCTCGTCCATCCAGCGTGCCCCCAGCTTTGGTCCTGACTTGCTGAAAG GGACCAGGGAATCTGCCTTTGTCCACGCACTCTCTGCCGTCACCATTGCACACTCCATTGCCCAAGCCTGTGCCTCAGGGTTACTGCCGCTCTGCTCCTGCGGCTCTGTCCCCTCTGAGGTTCCCGGGCCAGACTTCAGATGGGGTGGCTGCGGGGACAACCTGCACTATGGCCTCCAGCTTGGTGCTGCTTTTACTGACAACCCCCTAAAATCCAGCAAGCTGGGACTGCGGGCTCTCAGGGCCATGAATCAGCACAACATGGCAGGCAGGCAG GTGCTGAGCGACTCCCTGCACACCAACTGCAAATGTCACGGTGTTTCAGGCTCCTGTTCAGTGAAGACCTGTTGGAAGGCACTGCTGAGTCTGGGTAAAATTGCCTCCGAGCTCAAATCCAAGTACCTGGCTGCCATCAGAGTGAGCCACCGCCTTGTGGGGCACAGGAAGCAGCTGAAGCCCACAGAAACGGGCATCAGGGTGGTGAGAGAGACGGACCTGGTTTACCTGATCAACTCCCCCGACTACTGCATGCCCAATGTCCACCTGGGGTCTGTGGGCACACAGGATAG GCAGTGCAACAAGACGTCTGCGGACAGCAATGGCTGcaacctgctgtgctgtggccGTGGCTACAATGCTTACatggaggaggtggtggagagGTGTCACTGCAAGTACCGCTGGTGCTGCTACGTGGTGTGCAAGAGATGCAAGCGGCTGGTGGAGAGATATGTCTGTAAATAG
- the LOC107312604 gene encoding protein Wnt-11b-like isoform X2 yields MGHLAVPTAAMLLCQLGLTTAIQWLALAENGSRVAWDRSHHCRLLAGLVPDQVQMCHRNLEVMHSIVQAASETKSICQKTFAGMRWNCSSIQRAPSFGPDLLKGTRESAFVHALSAVTIAHSIAQACASGLLPLCSCGSVPSEVPGPDFRWGGCGDNLHYGLQLGAAFTDNPLKSSKLGLRALRAMNQHNMAGRQVLSDSLHTNCKCHGVSGSCSVKTCWKALLSLGKIASELKSKYLAAIRVSHRLVGHRKQLKPTETGIRVVRETDLVYLINSPDYCMPNVHLGSVGTQDRQCNKTSADSNGCNLLCCGRGYNAYMEEVVERCHCKYRWCCYVVCKRCKRLVERYVCK; encoded by the exons ATGGGCCACCttgctgtgcccactgctgccatgctgctctgccagctgggGCTCACCACGGCCATCCAATGGCT AGCATTGGCAGAGAATGGCAGCAGAGTGGCCTGGGACAGAAGCCACCACTGCCGGCTGCTGGCCGGGCTTGTGCCTGACCAGGTCCAGATGTGCCACAGGAACCTGGAAGTCATGCACAGCATCGTTCAGGCTGCCAGCGAGACCAAGAGCATCTGCCAGAAGACCTTTGCAGGCATGAGGTGGAACTGCTCGTCCATCCAGCGTGCCCCCAGCTTTGGTCCTGACTTGCTGAAAG GGACCAGGGAATCTGCCTTTGTCCACGCACTCTCTGCCGTCACCATTGCACACTCCATTGCCCAAGCCTGTGCCTCAGGGTTACTGCCGCTCTGCTCCTGCGGCTCTGTCCCCTCTGAGGTTCCCGGGCCAGACTTCAGATGGGGTGGCTGCGGGGACAACCTGCACTATGGCCTCCAGCTTGGTGCTGCTTTTACTGACAACCCCCTAAAATCCAGCAAGCTGGGACTGCGGGCTCTCAGGGCCATGAATCAGCACAACATGGCAGGCAGGCAG GTGCTGAGCGACTCCCTGCACACCAACTGCAAATGTCACGGTGTTTCAGGCTCCTGTTCAGTGAAGACCTGTTGGAAGGCACTGCTGAGTCTGGGTAAAATTGCCTCCGAGCTCAAATCCAAGTACCTGGCTGCCATCAGAGTGAGCCACCGCCTTGTGGGGCACAGGAAGCAGCTGAAGCCCACAGAAACGGGCATCAGGGTGGTGAGAGAGACGGACCTGGTTTACCTGATCAACTCCCCCGACTACTGCATGCCCAATGTCCACCTGGGGTCTGTGGGCACACAGGATAG GCAGTGCAACAAGACGTCTGCGGACAGCAATGGCTGcaacctgctgtgctgtggccGTGGCTACAATGCTTACatggaggaggtggtggagagGTGTCACTGCAAGTACCGCTGGTGCTGCTACGTGGTGTGCAAGAGATGCAAGCGGCTGGTGGAGAGATATGTCTGTAAATAG
- the IGBP1 gene encoding immunoglobulin-binding protein 1 isoform X1, translating into MVEGALPQLPEAHGQVVPPRPSMAEASGEGPRLPELLETGWRLLEEVEASTEPSSGAPSVQAKVRQGLGALQRAAAMVEELELFSENEELEEITSADLKYLLVPALLGAMTLRQVEPSRRREHLESARLHFCRFLELCRSYGLSGARPPPAAPREDDEAGSAAQRSLLAMASNRQAKIERYKQKKELENKLASLRTFVESGQADEEQVRELYLLQAQKWINISFEEIESIDQEMVILKSRDVMKQSSAPPHSPSRQVRTPLKPFILTRDAVQAKVFGAGYPGLPTMTVNDWYDQKRREEAALGQSAPQRPPAADTNDEELQKEQQEKIKEEDDEEALQKARDWDDWKDTHPRGYGNRQNMG; encoded by the exons ATGGTGGAAGGGGCGTTGCCGCAGTTGCCGGAAGCGCACGGGCAGGTGGTTCCTCCCCGGCCCAGCATGGCGGAGGCGTCGGGCGAGGGCCCGCGGCTGCCGGAGCTGCTGGAGACGGGCTGGcggctgctggaggaggtggaAGCCAGCACCGAGCCGTCCTCCGGGGCTCCGTCCGTGCAGGCCAAGGTGCGGCAGGGGCTGGGCGCGCTGCAGCGGGCGGCCGCCATGGtggaagagctggagctgttcag CGAGAAcgaggagctggaggagatcACCTCGGCCGACCTCAAGTACCTGCTGGTGCCCGCGCTGCTGGGCGCCATGACGTTGCGGCAGGTGGAGCCGAGCCGGCGGCGGGAGCACCTGGAGAGCGCCCGGCTGCACTTCTGCCGCTTCCTGGAGCTGTGCCGTTCGTACGGGCTGAGCGGCGCGaggccgccccccgccgccccccgggAGGACGACGAGGCCGGGAGCGCCGCCCAGCGCAGCCTGCTGGCCATGGCCTCCAACCGGCAGGCCAAGATCGAGAG atataagcagaaaaaagaactgGAGAACAAGTTGGCCTCTTTGAGAACCTTTGTGGAGAGTGGGCAGGCAGATGAGGAGCAAGTACGGGAGCTGTATCTACTGCAGGCCCAGAAATGGATCAACATCAGCTTTGAGGAAATAGAAAGCATTGACCAGGAAATGGTCATCTTGAAGAGCAGAGATGTAATGAAACAG TCTTCAGCACCACCACACAGTCCTTCTCGACAAGTCAGGACTCCATTGAAACCTTTCATTCTTACCCGGGATGCAGTTCAGGCTAA AGTGTTTGGTGCTGGATATCCTGGCCTGCCAACTATGACTGTAAATGATTGGTATGAtcagaagagaagggaagaagcagcGCTTGGTCAGAGTGCACCTCAGAGGCCACCAG CAGCAGACACAAATgatgaagagctgcagaaggagcagcaggagaaaataaaggaggaggatgatgaGGAAGCTCTTCAAAAAGCTCGGGACTGGGATGACTGGAAAGATACACACCCAAGAGGCTATGGCAACCGGCAGAACATGGGCTGA
- the IGBP1 gene encoding immunoglobulin-binding protein 1 isoform X2, which produces MVEGALPQLPEAHGQVVPPRPSMAEASGEGPRLPELLETGWRLLEEVEASTEPSSGAPSVQAKVRQGLGALQRAAAMVEELELFSENEELEEITSADLKYLLVPALLGAMTLRQVEPSRRREHLESARLHFCRFLELCRSYGLSGARPPPAAPREDDEAGSAAQRSLLAMASNRQAKIERYKQKKELENKLASLRTFVESGQADEEQVRELYLLQAQKWINISFEEIESIDQEMVILKSRDVMKQSSAPPHSPSRQVRTPLKPFILTRDAVQAKVFGAGYPGLPTMTVNDWYDQKRREEAALGQSAPQRPPADTNDEELQKEQQEKIKEEDDEEALQKARDWDDWKDTHPRGYGNRQNMG; this is translated from the exons ATGGTGGAAGGGGCGTTGCCGCAGTTGCCGGAAGCGCACGGGCAGGTGGTTCCTCCCCGGCCCAGCATGGCGGAGGCGTCGGGCGAGGGCCCGCGGCTGCCGGAGCTGCTGGAGACGGGCTGGcggctgctggaggaggtggaAGCCAGCACCGAGCCGTCCTCCGGGGCTCCGTCCGTGCAGGCCAAGGTGCGGCAGGGGCTGGGCGCGCTGCAGCGGGCGGCCGCCATGGtggaagagctggagctgttcag CGAGAAcgaggagctggaggagatcACCTCGGCCGACCTCAAGTACCTGCTGGTGCCCGCGCTGCTGGGCGCCATGACGTTGCGGCAGGTGGAGCCGAGCCGGCGGCGGGAGCACCTGGAGAGCGCCCGGCTGCACTTCTGCCGCTTCCTGGAGCTGTGCCGTTCGTACGGGCTGAGCGGCGCGaggccgccccccgccgccccccgggAGGACGACGAGGCCGGGAGCGCCGCCCAGCGCAGCCTGCTGGCCATGGCCTCCAACCGGCAGGCCAAGATCGAGAG atataagcagaaaaaagaactgGAGAACAAGTTGGCCTCTTTGAGAACCTTTGTGGAGAGTGGGCAGGCAGATGAGGAGCAAGTACGGGAGCTGTATCTACTGCAGGCCCAGAAATGGATCAACATCAGCTTTGAGGAAATAGAAAGCATTGACCAGGAAATGGTCATCTTGAAGAGCAGAGATGTAATGAAACAG TCTTCAGCACCACCACACAGTCCTTCTCGACAAGTCAGGACTCCATTGAAACCTTTCATTCTTACCCGGGATGCAGTTCAGGCTAA AGTGTTTGGTGCTGGATATCCTGGCCTGCCAACTATGACTGTAAATGATTGGTATGAtcagaagagaagggaagaagcagcGCTTGGTCAGAGTGCACCTCAGAGGCCACCAG CAGACACAAATgatgaagagctgcagaaggagcagcaggagaaaataaaggaggaggatgatgaGGAAGCTCTTCAAAAAGCTCGGGACTGGGATGACTGGAAAGATACACACCCAAGAGGCTATGGCAACCGGCAGAACATGGGCTGA